Proteins found in one Brevibacillus brevis genomic segment:
- a CDS encoding BtrH N-terminal domain-containing protein, producing MSLAEIQPSKHPNLDCIGASIFTVLKYLNFSALETAWKQCGAIYLKTQDSPYGDVNGQYMRTVSELMWIHNIRVEGRAEPEDDLFLANIQERLEREVPTIVLCNMAELPYNPYYQDLPEMHSIIVTGREGNQLLIVDDYYRYKGLLSIEQFLQASNSSYRDAGTGEWYPLHNRSFELVLSDSQHPTPDQLLEAVRSNLSVLEGRCDISHIKRELDVPDDVNIEVGLKSLDPFLKDVEAFLASGVEITDDHLDILNHSLISMAQTRAMYANVLQAISEKYENFANLAELYRSIGHQWKITTNMILKAFDSNRSDMVHRVLQKISSIKTQEFEAVTKTREVLERVDVVV from the coding sequence ATGTCACTCGCCGAGATTCAACCGAGCAAGCATCCGAACCTGGATTGCATCGGCGCTTCTATCTTCACGGTTCTGAAATACCTGAATTTTTCCGCCTTGGAAACAGCTTGGAAGCAGTGCGGTGCCATCTATCTTAAAACGCAGGATTCTCCTTATGGAGATGTAAACGGTCAATACATGAGAACAGTCAGTGAGCTTATGTGGATACACAATATCCGCGTAGAAGGACGGGCTGAACCAGAAGACGACTTGTTTTTGGCAAATATACAAGAACGTCTGGAACGGGAGGTACCGACAATCGTCCTCTGCAACATGGCAGAACTCCCGTACAACCCTTATTATCAGGACCTGCCTGAAATGCATAGCATCATTGTCACCGGAAGAGAAGGTAACCAGCTGCTGATCGTCGATGATTACTACCGCTACAAAGGTCTGTTGTCCATCGAGCAATTTTTACAGGCGAGTAACTCTTCCTATCGGGATGCAGGTACAGGTGAATGGTATCCACTCCACAATCGTTCATTTGAATTGGTACTTTCAGATTCCCAGCATCCGACGCCTGATCAGTTACTAGAAGCGGTCAGGAGCAATCTCAGCGTACTAGAGGGACGGTGCGACATAAGTCACATCAAGCGGGAGTTGGATGTGCCCGACGATGTCAACATCGAGGTAGGGCTGAAATCCCTTGATCCTTTTCTCAAAGATGTAGAGGCTTTTCTCGCTAGCGGAGTGGAGATTACAGACGATCATCTCGATATCCTTAACCACAGCTTGATCAGCATGGCACAAACACGAGCGATGTATGCCAATGTGCTGCAAGCGATCAGTGAGAAGTACGAAAACTTTGCAAATCTTGCCGAGCTGTATCGCAGTATCGGACATCAATGGAAAATTACGACCAATATGATTCTCAAGGCTTTTGACAGTAATCGCAGTGATATGGTTCATCGCGTTCTGCAAAAAATCAGCAGCATTAAAACGCAGGAATTCGAGGCAGTCACCAAAACAAGAGAAGTGCTGGAACGGGTTGACGTTGTTGTGTAA
- a CDS encoding phosphopantetheine-binding protein produces the protein MEKENEVYETLLQLFSEYVNESGELTEYIDSLTFIKSVVKVEKEFGIEFDDDMLHLENFQDMKMLAGYIQQKMDAKSA, from the coding sequence ATGGAAAAGGAAAACGAAGTATACGAGACGCTCCTGCAGTTGTTTTCTGAGTACGTGAACGAAAGCGGAGAACTTACGGAGTACATTGATTCACTAACCTTTATCAAGTCGGTTGTAAAGGTTGAAAAAGAGTTTGGGATTGAATTCGATGATGACATGCTCCATTTAGAAAACTTTCAAGATATGAAAATGTTGGCAGGTTACATCCAGCAAAAAATGGATGCAAAATCCGCTTGA